In one window of Eleutherodactylus coqui strain aEleCoq1 chromosome 10, aEleCoq1.hap1, whole genome shotgun sequence DNA:
- the LOC136579801 gene encoding G-protein coupled receptor 12-like: MLHQPSAATMDHLLYLQNSSSSRMSQHHYDPWDTNTSTITTSDLSPDESVNPWDIILCVTGTIMACENAIVIAILFYTPTLRAPMFILIGSLALADLLAGVGLIVNFIVIYVFNNEVAMLSSAGLLLASFSASVCSLLAITVDRYLSLYNALTYHTERTLTFTYLMLILLWALCICIGLLPIMGWNCVREQSSCSVLRPVTKNNAAVLAVSFLLLFALMMQLYLQICRIAFRHAQQIAVQHQFMATSQASSTRKGVSTLSLILGTFALCWIPFAVYSLVADSSYPMVYTYSLVLPAACNSVINPIIYAFRNPDIQKSLWLACCGCLPPRFLSGPRTSSDV; encoded by the coding sequence ATGCTTCACCAGCCCTCAGCCGCAACTATGGACCACCTCCTCTATCTCCAGAACTCTTCCTCCAGCAGGATGTCTCAGCACCACTATGACCCATGGGATACTAACACCTCCACCATCACCACATCTGATCTCTCTCCAGATGAGTCCGTCAACCCATGGGACATTATCCTTTGTGTAACAGGGACAATCATGGCGTGTGAGAATGCAATAGTAATTGCTATACTCTTCTATACACCCACCCTCCGTGCCCCCATGTTTATACTCATCGGCAGCCTGGCGCTGGCTGATCTCCTGGCTGGTGTGGGACTCATTGTGAATTTCATAGTTATATATGTATTTAATAACGAAGTGGCTATGCTAAGTTCTGCTGGCCTACTATTAGCCTCGTTCTCTGCCTCTGTCTGTAGCCTTTTAGCTATCACAGTGGACAGATACTTGTCTCTCTACAATGCCCTTACCTATCACACAGAAAGGACTCTAACTTTTACCTACTTGATGCTAATCCTGTTATGGGCCCTTTGCATCTGTATTGGCTTATTACCCATCATGGGGTGGAACTGTGTTAGGGAACAGTCCTCCTGCAGTGTCCTGAGGCCGGTGACAAAAAACAATGCGGCTGTACTGGCGGTGTCCTTCCTCCTGCTTTTTGCCTTGATGATGCAGCTGTACCTGCAGATTTGCAGGATTGCATTCCGCCATGCCCAGCAGATTGCGGTTCAGCACCAATTCATGGCCACATCTCAAGCCTCCAGCACAAGGAAGGGGGTATCAACCTTATCTCTCATACTGGGCACCTTTGCACTATGCTGGATTCCCTTTGCTGTGTACTCCTTGGTTGCTGACTCCAGTTATCCTATGGTATACACCTACTCACTGGTCCTGCCAGCTGCCTGTAATTCTGTCATCAACCCCATTATTTACGCATTCAGAAACCCAGACATCCAAAAGTCATTATGGCTTGCTTGCTGTGGCTGTTTGCCACCCAGGTTCTTATCTGGGCCAAGAACTTCCAGTGACGTATAG